The Anaerolineae bacterium genome contains a region encoding:
- a CDS encoding GAF domain-containing protein, translated as MSVATQLQQEVVQLKEAYHALEQENQVLHRYLDTVQELYWAGQEIASAENLLYELNQLLYKVMSVVGAKDGSISRMDEGSDELVFALVHGELGQQLPDYRIKSDAGIAGWVVRNRRPIIVNEPRQDPRFSQIVDKEFGFFTKSIVSAPMMRLGRLLGVVQLLNKRDDGQFNQADVVLLLVLGQVAAIVFEEMKARRKSETFEEDDILAPL; from the coding sequence ATGAGCGTAGCTACCCAATTGCAACAAGAAGTGGTTCAGTTAAAAGAAGCATACCATGCTCTGGAGCAGGAAAACCAAGTTTTGCATCGTTACCTGGATACCGTGCAAGAGCTTTACTGGGCCGGCCAGGAAATAGCCTCCGCAGAGAATTTACTTTATGAACTGAATCAACTCTTGTATAAAGTAATGAGTGTGGTGGGCGCTAAGGATGGCTCTATCTCCCGCATGGATGAAGGCTCAGACGAATTGGTTTTTGCGCTGGTGCACGGCGAGTTGGGCCAGCAGTTGCCCGACTACCGGATAAAGAGCGACGCCGGCATTGCCGGTTGGGTGGTGCGTAACCGCCGGCCCATTATTGTGAACGAGCCTCGCCAGGACCCTCGTTTTTCGCAAATTGTTGATAAGGAATTTGGTTTTTTTACCAAATCAATTGTGTCGGCGCCAATGATGCGCCTGGGCAGGCTGTTGGGGGTGGTGCAGTTGCTCAACAAGCGTGATGACGGCCAGTTCAATCAGGCCGATGTGGTGCTGCTTTTGGTTTTAGGGCAGGTGGCGGCCATTGTTTTTGAAGAAATGAAGGCCAGGCGCAAAAGCGAGACATTTGAGGAAGACGATATTCTGGCCCCGCTGTGA
- a CDS encoding threonine/serine dehydratase — protein MTNETIPTLQDVIAARPNVYRYLKPTPLHPYPGLSKLVEAGVWVKHENHQPIGVFKVRGALNLAANLNAEEGQAGLFTASTGNHGQSIAFAARAYGLKATIAVPEGANPGKVAAMRGLGAEVIFHGPDFDTAREWIMAEAEAQHGRFVGPAEEPLICGVGTYALEIMEDLPDVDAIIVPVGAGSGVCGVSIVAKTINPKIEVIAAQSAQAPAMQLSWQTGKLTTAEMKTFAEGVATRVPFENTQRIMRRYLDDFVLVDDEDIKAAVVLLLEHTHNLAEGAGAIPLAAALHLKGRLAGKKVVLVMSGGNLSLEKLRGILGSTPGAKPSG, from the coding sequence ATGACAAACGAAACCATCCCCACCCTGCAAGATGTTATCGCCGCTCGACCGAATGTGTATCGCTATTTAAAACCAACCCCGCTGCACCCCTACCCCGGCTTGAGCAAATTGGTAGAGGCCGGCGTTTGGGTTAAACACGAGAACCACCAACCGATTGGAGTTTTTAAGGTGCGGGGGGCTTTAAACCTGGCGGCCAATTTGAACGCGGAAGAAGGTCAAGCCGGTCTGTTTACCGCCTCAACCGGCAATCACGGCCAAAGTATTGCTTTTGCCGCCCGCGCGTACGGTCTTAAAGCCACTATTGCCGTCCCTGAAGGGGCCAATCCCGGCAAGGTAGCCGCCATGCGCGGGTTGGGGGCCGAAGTTATTTTTCACGGCCCCGATTTTGATACCGCCCGCGAGTGGATTATGGCTGAAGCCGAAGCCCAACACGGCCGTTTTGTGGGGCCGGCCGAAGAGCCGCTGATTTGTGGCGTTGGCACCTACGCCCTGGAAATTATGGAAGACCTGCCGGATGTTGATGCCATCATTGTGCCGGTTGGCGCGGGCAGCGGCGTTTGTGGGGTGAGCATTGTGGCCAAAACCATCAATCCCAAAATAGAAGTGATTGCCGCGCAATCGGCCCAGGCCCCGGCCATGCAGTTGAGCTGGCAAACCGGCAAGTTGACCACCGCCGAAATGAAGACCTTTGCCGAGGGGGTGGCCACGCGCGTGCCTTTTGAAAATACGCAGCGCATTATGCGCCGGTATCTGGATGATTTTGTTTTGGTTGACGACGAGGATATCAAGGCGGCCGTGGTGCTTTTGCTGGAACACACCCACAACCTGGCCGAAGGCGCGGGCGCTATCCCCCTGGCGGCAGCCTTGCACCTTAAGGGCAGGTTGGCCGGTAAAAAAGTTGTTTTGGTGATGAGCGGCGGCAATTTGTCATTGGAGAAGCTGCGAGGTATTTTGGGAAGCACGCCCGGCGCTAAACCTTCGGGCTAA